The sequence TTGGAAATGGAGCTTAGCCGTTCCAAATTTGAAGAACTTAGCGAGGATTTGATTCAAGCTATTGTCGAACCAATGGTTCAGTCCCTTAAAGATGCTGACTTGAAGCCAGAAATGATGGACAAAATTATTCTGGTGGGTGGCTCTACTCGTATTCCTGCAGTGCAGAATGCTTTAATGAAGTTTTTTGGTGGGAAAGCCCCAGATCGTTCCGTTAACCCAGATGAAGCTGTGGCTCTAGGTGCTGCAATCCAAGCTGGAGTATTGGGCGGAGAAGTTGATGATTTGCTACTTTTAGATGTCACTCCTTTGTCTTTGGGATTGGAAACTTTGGGAGAAGTATTTACCAAAATAATGGAGCGTAATACTACAATTCCTACTAGCAAATCCCAAATATTTTCTACAGCGGTAGATGGGCAAAATTCAGTGGAGATTCACGTTCTTCAGGGTGAAAGAGCGATGGCACGTGACAATAAAAGTTTAGGTAAATTTCTTTTGAATGGAATTCCTCTCGCCCCTCGTGGAGTACCGCAAATTGAAGTATCTTTTGAAATTGATGTTAACGGTATTCTAAAAGTTGGCGCTCAGGATAAAGGCACTGGTAGAGAGCAAACTATTCGGATTACTAATACAGGTGGTTTGAGTCAGAACGAAGTAGAGAGAATGCGTCAAGAGGCTGAAACCTATGCTGAAGAAGATAGAAGGCGATTAGAGTTAATCGAATTGACAAACCAAGCTAATACTCTGTTACACAGTTACGAAACCTCTTTAACGGATAATGCGGATTTAATTGACGAGCAGCTTAAAGCTTCTATTGATGAAAAATTAGCAATATTGCAAGCTGCAATGGCCAATGAAAAAATATCTGTAGCAGAATTCAAACAAAGCTTGGATGAGTTTCAACAAACTGTATTCGCTATTGGTGCAGAAGTATATAGTCGCGTTAACACTGGAAATTACGAAGAAGTGGTTGAAACTTCTGAGAATCCCGATAGTTCCGATAGTACCGATAGCCCTGCGATTCCAGAAGATAGCGAGGCTTCAAAAGAAGCTTTTGCTCCGCAATTCAGCTTTGATTTTGAAGAAGATCACACAGTACAAGCTGATTACGAAGCTATAGACTAATAACCTTGTTCTAGTCAGTAAGTGGACGTAATTGAATATAAAATAAGACCTCACCGCAACGCAGTAGCTTCTCAATCCCTCTCCTTAATAAGGTGAGGTTTTATATTTAATTTGACCTAGTTACTTAATTAGCAATTTTGCTTAAATGTAGTGCAGCTATAAATTTTATTTAGAAACCTCTTCTACTAAACCAGAAGAGGTTTCTAAATTGTGTACTTGCTTCCCTAAGTATTTTTCTAATGCCGTAAAATATCAGATGGTGGGTTTTCCGCACTAATTAGTGCGGCTAGCCCTTCTGGTTAGAGTCTGCTTATTGCACATCTACGTAGCACAATTATAAGAGAGTAGGGAGCAGGCTAAATAATAAATGTCGTCCTTCCTCAGGTTACACCTGCACTTTAATGTAAAAGTGATGATTTTTATCAAGCGTAAAGGGTAAAATCAATAATTAATAATAAAACTTAACTTTTTGCCTTCTGCCCGACGGGTTCCCATTAAAAATTTTTTCTAAGAAAAAATTTTTAATGGGTTCCCCGACCTGTAACTGCATATTTGTTTCCAACATTTTAACTTTTACCTTTGCTTTATGGCTCGCGACTATTATGAAATTCTGGGTGTCTCTCGTGACACCGACAAAGAAGAAATGAAAAGTGCTTACCGCCGCCTAGCCCGGAAGTATCACCCAGACGTGAACAAAGAGCCGGGAGCCGAGGAGCGGTTTAAGGAAATCAACCGCGCTTATGAAGTGCTTTCGGAACCGGAAACCCGCGCTCGTTACGACCGTTTTGGAGAACAAGGAGTATCGGGTGCTGGTGCTGCTGGCTTCCAAGACTTCGGGGATATGGGTGGTTTTGCCGATATATTCGAGAGTATTTTTAGTGGCTTTGCTGGAGGTGCAGGTCAGTCTCAAAGAAGACGTAGCGGACCTGTTCGAGGTGATGACCTCCGCTTGGACTTAAAGCTCGATTTTCGAGAAGCGGTATTTGGCGGCGAAAAAGAAATTCGCATCTCTCATCTGGAAACTTGTGACGTTTGTAGCGGTTCTGGCGCTAAACCTGGTACCCGCCCTCGGGCTTGTTCCACCTGTAGCGGTTCGGGTCAAGTTCGCCGCGTAACTCGTACTCCTTTCGGTAGTTTTACACAAGTATCAACTTGTCCTACCTGTAACGGACAGGGAATGGTCGTGGAAGACAAATGTGATGCCTGTGAGGGTAAAGGCGCAAATCAAGTTACCAAGAAACTTAAAATTACTATTCCAGCCGGTGTTGACAACGGTACCCGTTTGCGTATATCCAATGAAGGTGATGCTGGAATCCGAGGTGGTGCCCCTGGAGATTTATACGTTTACTTATTTGTAAATGAAGATGAAGAATTTCAGCGCGATGGTATCAATGTACTGTCAGAAATCAAAGTTAGCTATCTTCAAGCAATTTTAGGATGTCGCTTAGAAGTAAATACTGTAGACGGCCCGGTAGAAATGATTATTCCCCCCGGAACTCAACCTAATACGGTCATGAAGTTGGAAAATCGCGGCGTCCCACGTTTAGGAAATCCCGTAAGCAGAGGCGACCATATGATCACAGTATTAATTGATATTCCCACCAAGGTGACACCTGACGAAAGAGAATTACTTGAAAAACTAGCTAAAATTAAAGGAGAGCGAACCGGCAAAGGCGGCTTAGAAGGATTTTTGGGAAAACTATTTAATTAAAATAATGAGTGTATCTTCACTTTTATCTCCCGATGCTCAACTTGACTTACGGGGAACTCCTTGTCCAATTAATTTTGTGCGGACTAAGCTTCGTTTGCAGCAAATGCAAGCAGGGGAATTACTCGAAGTCTGGTTAGATCCAGGAGAACCAATCGAGCAGGTTCCCGATAGCTTGACAATGGCTGGTTATAAAATTGAACAAATTACTGACTGTTCTGGCTATTTCTCCTTATTAGTACGCTGTAGTATTAGTGACTCATGAGTGGCGAAGCATCATTAATTAGTCCTGGAGATTTAACAGGTACAGTTCTAGCAGTGCAAGCCAACTATTATAGAGTTCAGCTTGATTTAAAAGCAGGTGAAGTCCAAGAGGCAAGAAAAGAAAGAAGTTCGTCATCTGATACTGATAACATAATATTTGATTCCTCAACTTCCCCTGACTCCTCTGCTTCTTCTGCTTCAATTACCCCATTACCATCGATTCTTTTATGTACTCGCAGAAGCCGCTTAAAAAAAATCGGTCAACAGGTAATAGTTGGCGATCGCGTTGTCATAGAAGAACCAGATTGGGCCGGTGGTAGGGGTGCTATCGGCGATGTTTTTCCCCGCCACTCGGAACTCGATCGTCCGGCGATCGCAAATGTAAACCAAATTTTATTGGTATTTGCAGTCACAGATCCTCCCTTAGAGCCTTATCAACTCAGCCGTTTTTTAGTGAAGGGTGAGTCAACAGGTTTAGATGTAGTTTTATGTTTGAATAAAAGCGATTTAATCGCTTCCCAAGAGCAAGCAGAAATTAAAGAGCGTCTAAATGCTTGGGGCTATCAACCGGAGTTTATCAGCGTTTACAAAGATATCAATATAGACGCTGTAGAAAATATTTTGAGAAGTAAAATTACCGTAATTGCCGGAGCTTCCGGAGTCGGAAAATCCAGTTTAATTAATACTTTAATTCCCAACGCCAATTTAAGGGTTGCAGAAGTTTCCGGAAAATTAGCTCGCGGAAGGCATACTACTCGTCACGTAGAACTATTTGAAATTCCCGGAGGAGGTTTACTCGCGGATACTCCAGGTTTTAATCAACCAGACCTCGATTGTACGCCAGAAGAACTAGTCAGTTACTTTCCAGAAGCTATGCAAAGGTTACAAAGTGGTAGCTGCAGGTTTAATAATTGTCTGCATCGAAATGAACCAGATTGTGTAGTGCGAGGAGATTGGGAACGTTATCAAGATTATTTAGAATTTTTAGAAGAAGCAATTGAACGTCAAACTTGGCTCAAGCAGCAAGCCGATCCAGAATCCAATATGAAGCTAAAAACAAAAGGAAAAGGGCGGCAACAATACGAACCAAGGTTAGAAAGCAAGAAATATCGCCGGGTTTCTCGGAAGAAACAGCAGCAGAAATTACAACAACTTTATCAAGAAAGCGAAGATTAAAATTAGGGCATCGGTAATTGCTAATTGCGCGGACAGAGCATTAAAGAAGATTGGGAAATGGGGACAACTGTAAGATGCTCCCAATACCCGCTAGTTGATATTCACAACTCTTAAACTACGCCTTATGCCAATCTAAAACACGCATAAATCAATAAAAATTGGCAACGATAGCTTACTCATTCCCATAAAGTCTTAAAATATTGTTAACTTCTGACTAACTAGAAATGTTCCTTCGGCGAGTAAAAACGCTTTTAGGCTTTATTTATCTAGTCCCACAGTTAAAGTGTGGAATAGGTTCGTGCTTGATTTCCGGAGGAATACTTCTGCTTAATCACAACAATATATAGATATCAGCTCGGAATTAATACTATGGCTATTGGCTACGTCGCGCTTGTACTTCACGCACACCTGCCCTTCGTTCGTCACCCAGAAAGTGACTATGTGCTGGAGGAAGAATGGCTTTATGAAGCTATTACAGAAACTTACATACCTTTATTACGAGTCTTTGAAGGATTGAAACGGGACGGTGTTGATTTTAAAATCACCATGAGTATGACACCACCTTTGGTTTCGATGTTGCGCGACCCGCTTCTCCAAGAACGTTATGACGAACACTTGGCAAAACTACAGGAACTTGTAGAACTAGAAAGCGAACATAATGCTGAAAATGGTCATCTTAAATATTTAGCTGAGCATTATATAAAGGAATTTGATGCTACTAGAGAAATCTGGGAACGATATAAAGGCGATTTGGTAACTGCTTTTAAGCAATTCCAAGATTCTAATAATATCGATATCATCACCTGTGGTGCGACTCACGGTTATTTACCGCTAATGAAAATGTATCCACAGGCGGTTTGGGCACAACTTCAGGTAGCAGCAGAGCATTACGAAGAAAACTTTGGTCGTCCACCTAGAGGTATTTGGCTACCTGAATGCGCTTATTATGAAGGCTTAGAGCGCATGGTCGCTGATGCTGGACTGCGTTATTTCCTTACCGATGGGCATGGTATTTTGTATGCCCGCCCTCGTCCCCGATTTGGTACTTACGCCCCTATTTTTACAGAAACTGGCGTTGCAGCTTTTGGGCGAGATCATGAATCTTCGCAACAGGTATGGTCTTCTGAAGTTGGTTACCCCGGTGCTGCGGAATATCGGGAATTTTATAAAGATTTGGGCTGGGAGGCTGAGTACGAGTATATTAAGCCTTACATTATGCCTAACGGTCAACGCAAAAACACGGGCATTAAATATCATAAAATTACCGGTCGCGGTTTAGGACTTGGCGATAAGCAACTTTATGACCCCTACTGGGCCAGAGAAAAAACGGCAGAACATGCTTCTAACTTTACGTTCAACCGCGAACGTCAGGTCGAGCATCTGCATAATATGATGCATCGTCCTCCAATTGTGGTTTCCCCATACGATGCCGAATTATTCGGACATTGGTGGTATGAAGGTCCTTGGTTTATTGATTATCTATATCGTAAATCCTGGTTTGACCAAAATACCTATGATATGACTCATTTATCGGACTACTTGAAGACTAATCCGGTTCAACAAGTTTGTCGCCCTTCTCAGTCAAGTTGGGGATACAAGGGCTTTCATGAGTACTGGTTGAATGAAACTAATACTTGGATTTATCCTCATTTACATAAAGCTGCCGAACGGATGATTGAATTATCTAGCCGAGAAGCCGAAGATGAGTTGGAGTGGAAGGCTCTCAATCAAGCAGCACGAGAATTGCTTCTAGCACAATCTTCTGACTGGGCTTTTATTATGCGAACTGGAACAATGGTTCCTTATGCTGTAAGAAGAACTCGTTCTCATTTAATGCGATTTAATAAGCTTTACGAAGATATTAATATTGGAAAAATTGATAGCGGATGGTTGGAGAAAGTTGAATATATGGACAATATTTTTCCTAGCATCAACTATCGAGCATACCGGACTTTGTAATTTAAAGGCGTAATTGTTTTTAGGTGGGCTATGTCCACCTTTTCCGAAAAAATGGGTAGACAATAGTATTTTAATTATAAAAAATAGCCATATGCACAAAACCCCCAGTATCGCTATACTGAGGGTTTTGCTTATGAAAACGCCGTTATTAAAGCATTTCATTCTCTTATTCTTTACCCATTTGCTTACCAGCATAAGCATCAATAGCGTAGGCAGGTACGCGCTCAATGTAGTCGGTTTCTTTACCAGTCACTGATTTAGCTAAGAAATCAAAAGATTCAGAACTCCAGTTGCGCTCGTGAATCGGCTTTCTCTGCTCTCCTCGGAAATACGCTTGGCTACCGATTAATGCAGCAGCTACCCAACCAACCACGAATAGTGAAATCAATATAGTCATCATGTTGCTTACGTCTCTCTATTAAACTTTTGTGTCTTTATGTAAACAAAGGTAACAAAATATTACAAAAGAGTTAAAGGTGTGTTAACCGATAAACTATATAGGGTATCCCACCTTGCATTATTACCGTTCAACTGCATCGCAAAAAACATTATGGTGGTTTTCCGTTTAATATTGCACTCACCGCAGATACAAATCTGTATTTATAGATAAAAAATCAATCTCCACCCGACTCCACGAGTTTACCGATATTAAAGTCTATTCTTGTCCAACCTTTTAATTTAAATAAGTTTTTTAGCAGTAGTAAAGGAATTTGCCAATGATGAACCATTAAAAATGGCAAGGAATCGTCAAATGTGTAAATTGCGTCTGTACCTTGCAGCATATTCTTTATCCAATTTCCTAATTGAGAAAAAGAACGAATTTCATTTAAACGCCAAAACTCATGATAAGTCCAGTAAGTAGGCTTGCTATTAATTAATGCTTGTAAAGGTTCTTTGATGGGTTCTTTACTTAAGTAAGCATTGGCTGCTGGTTGCAGTTGATCGTGAAAAATAGTGATTGCAGAATGAGTACGCGGATTACATTCAATAGCATAGACATTACCATCTTCAGCTTCAATGAAATCAAAAGAAAGCTGTCCTGTAACTCCTAATTCTTTAACAAAGTGCGTTACCCATTCACGAATTTTTGCATTTTCTACGTTTTCGTAGTTGACTTGAAAAGCCGATGACTCGCAACAACAATGCAGTCTTACAACACCATCGCGAATAGTACTATGAGTGCAATATTCTTTGCCAGGAATAAATTCCTGCATTATCCAAGGCTTTTGCGGGCTAATTGGTAAACTTCTGACAAAAGCTTCTGTTTCTTCGGGAGTATCACAAGGAAGCTTAGTTAAATCTAAGCGTCTTACTGAGTCGTAAGGAATACTTTTAAGAATGTATTTACGAGTTTCTCCAGAAAAATCAAAATTTAAAACCTGTTCGGGATTAGTTATTTTAAAAGATTTAGGAACCGATAAACCAAAACTTCGCGCTTTCTCGCTAAAAGCAAATTTATCGTCAAGCATTTCGCAGGTAGCAGCATCTATATGAAATACTTCGCAATATTCTGATAGTGTTTGTTTTGCTAAAGCATCGTAATAGCTAGCGATTGGACTTGTTACCGGAATGTATATATCAATGTTTTCTTTATTTACAATATCTATTAAAGCTTGAGTGTAAATTTGTGAATCTTTTTGCGGTACGGGTGTTGTATAAAATTTATCTACAGCTTGAGAAAATCGATGACCTGATAACCAGTATTTGTGAGTTTCTGTTAGCACTACTCGATGTCCTGCGGCATGAAAAAACCGAGCAAGCTGTAGTGCTTTGGTCATTTTTCCGCCACTAATAAGAATATTTTTCCGCTCGGCAGTAGTTACCGTTGTCTGTTCTTTTTGAAACGGAGAAATAAGTATTTTTAAGACCAGGGAGATAAATACGATAGTGGCGTTAATTGGTAAAGCTAGCAACAGTGCAGTTAAAGTAGCTAAGTTCTGAACTAATGCTACAAAACGCCTTCCTAACGAAATCGTATGTGTTGCAGTTTGAGAAGAGAGAACAGGAATAGATGATTGTGCCATTTTCTAATACTGTTAAAAACTAAAAAAGAATGAATTAGCAAACATAACTGCGATAAGAAAAGTTTTTAGAGAATGAGCATTAACTTGATTTAATCTTCCTAATCCTCCCTTTATAAAGGGAGGATTAAAGAAAGCATAAGCCTAACGGAAGATTTTAATCTTGATTACGGCGAATGATGGTTAAACCATCTCGAACCGGAAGTAAAACTTGTTCAACACGTTTATCCAAGGCAACGGTGCGGTTAAATTCAGCGATCGCCTTTCCGTTTGCAGTACGTTCTGCTTCGCTTAAATAAGGCTGTCCTTGAAGCAATGTATTATCAACGCAGATAAAACCAGATGGGGCTAACAGATTTTTCTCTAACAGAGTATTGAAATAATCTACGTACCCTGGTTTGTCTGCATCAATAAATACAAACTCAAAAGACTCTCCATCTGCTGCTAGTTTGTCCAAAGTTTCCATTGCCGAACCAATTTCAACTTGGATTTTTTCTCCATGAGGAGATTCTTGGAAAGCAGTTTTACCAAACTCTGCTGTGTAAGGGTCAACTTCACAAGCAATTAGCTTTCCATCTGCGGGTAATGCTTCTGCCATTGCTAGAGCAGAATAGCCGGTAAACATACCGATTTCCAATACTCGCTTTGCTTTAGTCATATGGATGAACATCTTTAAAGTTTGTCCTTCTATATGACCAGAAAGCATTTCTTGCTCTAAAGCAACAACGGTTTCACCGCCCTTAAAGCGATTACCCCACTGCTCTCGCGCCGTTTTTTCTGCCAGAGCTTTTAAAGCTGCTGATTCAGAAGTGGTGCATTCTTCTAAATAAGGGTCTAAAGCAGAAGCTAAACGAGAAGCAAAGTTGAGCTTTTCTTTAATCTGTGCTGGCAATGTTTCTTTATCCAATGCTTGCACAACCGCTTCTAACTCTTGGGCTAATATCCCTAAAGGGGTAACTGGTCTAGCTACTGGTTTCTCTACAACACCCGTCATTAGCTTTCGCTCCCTACAAGCTCAGCTTCTGATTCAGAATAAACTGGGTACATATCAACCCCTTCACCACCACGAGGGAATTTCTGACAAATTTCTTTGTGTTCTGCCAAAGCTTCCGTTAATTCTTCAGGGGTCAAGTCGTTAACGAAGAAGCATTCGCCGATTGGTTTTGGCATTGCAGCTCTTTGTTTTCCGTCTCTTGTCAGAGAAATAGATTCAGTTGCACGCCATAAAAGATCTGCTTCCAATAAAGGATGATCCAGAGAAAGTCCAATTCGGCTCATTGTGCCTAAAATCCGGTCTCTATCTTCCTTGGTGATATAACCTCTTCTAGCTGCAATTGTTGCAGATAAAGCCATATCGATATTGACTGCATGACCGTGGAAAATAGGTACGCGGGGTGCTAGTTCAAGAGTTGGACTCCAGCTATGACCATAGGCTATAACTCTATCTAGGTCTAACTCGTGTAGGTTTGGTACTTCATATTCCAACATCTTTTTGATGGCTTTGTAAGTCAATTTATGAGCGACTTCTTTAATTTCCTCTGTCGCATCATTGTTACCAAAGTGAGTACGAAGCAATTCTTCACCGTATTCTTCGAGCAATTCAAATACTTCTTTGTGCCCAACTACGGCAATTTTGACTAATTCTGCCATACCGTTGCGGACTTGATCGGTAGGCAAGGTGCCTAAGAAGGAGAAATCAAGGAATACTTTTGAAGAAGCATGGTAAGCACCTAGGCGATTTTTGAGCTTCTTATGGTTAACTGCGACTTTAATTGCAACACTAGCGTCAATCAAACCAATCAAAGTAGTAGGGATGCGGATATAGTTACTGCTGCGACGATAAGTAGAACAAGCAAAACCCGCAACATCTGTTACTAATCCACCACCGATTACCAAAACAGGCTCTTTACGAACTAGTTTGAAATCAGCGAATGCATCTATAATTTTCTCGAATGTTTGGATTGTTTTATTAGGCTCGGTGATAGTTACGGGGAAAGCAGTTACATCGATGTTGTAATGCTCGAAATACTGCTGCATTTTACTGCTGTAATGCTTGTAGACATTAGAATCTACAACAGCCAAGCATCGACCGAACTTCTGATAGCATTCTGCTAGTTCTGAATTATTAATGTCGAAAATCCCATCAACATAGACGAGGCTATATTCAATTTTTTCATAAGCTTCTACATGAAAAGCTGATTCAGTAGCTTCTAACTTTGACTGAACAATACCCATAGTTGTTGACCTTCAATTAATGAAAAACTTTTACTTGTAAATGTGCGTTCGATTGTCTACCCAGAGCGGTAGATGATGCAGAGATTTAGCTCTACATTTAGTGGTATTTTGCCGCAATCTACCGTGTTATCTAGCTTCCTGATACTTTTGAGTTGAGAAATTTATTTGTACAAAATAGCTTCTCATACTAGAAGAAGTCTAGAAAGTAGAGGGATAAAAAGAGGACTCCGAAAAATATCAGCTTGCTTAAAATTAGTAAAGACGAGAGTTTCGTCTCTCAAGCTATTACGTACTTGAATAAGTTTGATAACTTGAAAGTTGACGCTTGTTATTGAAATAGCGCGTTTACTTGTGTAAGCCAAGCAGAAACCACGTGAAATATCTACCAAATTTTAAGACTTCCAATCAGAAGGCAGGATAATTACATACAGTTCCTCAAGGTTTAACCCTGTTTAACTAACTATAATTGCGGGAAAAAAGGCTTGTGTGACTTTAATACTGGATTATGAGCCAGAAAGTCAAGCAGTTGGTTTAACCGCTTAAATTGACAAAGAAATTGACCACTATATTACAGTACCATTCGTTGCACCTTATTTAACAACTAGTATGAAGACAAATTTCCTTTTACCTTCCTCAATAAAGGTAATTTCTATATCTAGGACGAGAAATTTTAACTATTTCAAGTGAAAAGCGATTGCTTTCATATACTTGAATGCCATAATTAATATCCAGCTGTGCCCTAGGGATTAGTTATTCGCTGTACTGTGGGGAAAACCCCTTGAATGGGCTAACTAACCATTCTAAAGTTGCCCAATACACGTAAAGTTAGAAAATGCATCCTAACTGTTTTGAAATGCAACTCTATCTGTTTTAACTAAACTGCCTTCACTAAAAATAACAACTGCTAAAACGAGCGAGCTAATTGATTCGCATTCCATTGAGAAACACAATTTTTACCTACATCAATTTCTTTAAACTGCCGAAGTCGCCTTCTGCTTAGACTTCGGAGAAATTCTATCGTGACAAAAATCTCCTCTTGGTAGTCTCTAGGCTTATGCTTGAGATTGCAACCTAGATTTACATTTAAGGAAGGGTCTGATTCCTTATTGATTATCGCAGACTTGAACATCCCTTTACAACCTTGAAGCTGAACATTAACAGAAGTTATCTCGAATACTTTGATTAACCGAACTAAAGAATGTACTGTCGCTCATTATGTTTGATCGAATAATACTAGTTACGGGTTAAACAAACAATAGTAAAAAATTGCTGCTACACAAGGAGCATCGCTACAGGCAAAGAAAACTGAGCAATGACAATAACGAGCTTATACTAAAGCCGTACTACTCAGTTCTGTAAGGTTCGCAAAACCGAAAAATGCTTGATATAGAATATCGCTCCTCAATTTGAAAGAACGATAGCACATGCCAAAGTTGACCCAGGAGATAGAAGGATTTGTCAAGATAGGTTCTTTGTTAACTTATGTTGGTAATTTTCACTGTATCAAAATTTTGATGAAAATTTTAATTTTTTTGTTTTAAATAAATTTTTTTTTTCAGAAAGTTGACTAAAACCAACTTTGCTACATGTAACAACCTTCTCAGGTGTGGATTATATCTAACCTTAGACTGATTTCAAATCCGAATACCAGGGTTATTTCTAATATTCACGAGGTAAATCTTGGTTAAGATTTGTAGTCTGTCAACTTGATTAACTATCAAGTAGCCATGTTTATTGTATGATTAAAAACTTTGAGATACAATTAAATACCGTTTTTTCTCGTAAGTTATAAAAATATTATTTGTGATTAAAAACTCTAAATTTGATAAAAAATACGATAATTTCAGTCTTATATATTGGTGATAGGCAACTGAATATGAATTTTACCAATTTGTTAAATTGATTATTTATTACATTTTATAATAATCCTAAAAACTTAAACTAAAACTTGTTTATTTTTGATTAAATTTTAAATTTATCTACATAAATTTAAAAATAGTTTCACTAAATTTAGATGATTTTTATACAAGATAGGGGACATGAAACTCCTTGGCTAACAAAATAAGTCCTAAAACAAATTTGCTTTGGGAAAGCCTACTCTTAGAGGGAGCAAAGGCTTGTATGGCAAGCAACTGAAAACCCCTATGCCCATTTGTCTATAAAAAATAAAAAAAGACAGGTTAGCACCTGTCCGCATACAAATAATCTAAGATGACAATTGTGCTTAAAAGTTCATTTCAGCAGCTTGAACTTTTTCAACCTGCTTCTTCTTAAGGACAAGCATTATTTGAGCCAACATCACAAGA comes from Rivularia sp. PCC 7116 and encodes:
- the dnaK gene encoding molecular chaperone DnaK; translated protein: MGKVIGIDLGTTNSCVAVLEGGQPLVIANSEGGRTTPSIVGFGKGGERLVGPLAKRQAVTNAENTIYSIKRFIGRRWDDTQEERARVPYSCDKGRDDTVDVQIRGRNYTPQEISAMILQKLKQDAENFLGEDVTQAVITVPAYFTDAQRQATKDAGTIAGLEVLRIINEPTAAALAFGLDKQDEEQLILVFDLGGGTFDVSILQLGDGVFEVKATCGNNHLGGDDFDNCIVQWMMEIFYHQEKIDLSEDKMALQRLREAAEKAKIELSTMPSTSINLPFITANETGPKHLEMELSRSKFEELSEDLIQAIVEPMVQSLKDADLKPEMMDKIILVGGSTRIPAVQNALMKFFGGKAPDRSVNPDEAVALGAAIQAGVLGGEVDDLLLLDVTPLSLGLETLGEVFTKIMERNTTIPTSKSQIFSTAVDGQNSVEIHVLQGERAMARDNKSLGKFLLNGIPLAPRGVPQIEVSFEIDVNGILKVGAQDKGTGREQTIRITNTGGLSQNEVERMRQEAETYAEEDRRRLELIELTNQANTLLHSYETSLTDNADLIDEQLKASIDEKLAILQAAMANEKISVAEFKQSLDEFQQTVFAIGAEVYSRVNTGNYEEVVETSENPDSSDSTDSPAIPEDSEASKEAFAPQFSFDFEEDHTVQADYEAID
- the dnaJ gene encoding molecular chaperone DnaJ, which produces MARDYYEILGVSRDTDKEEMKSAYRRLARKYHPDVNKEPGAEERFKEINRAYEVLSEPETRARYDRFGEQGVSGAGAAGFQDFGDMGGFADIFESIFSGFAGGAGQSQRRRSGPVRGDDLRLDLKLDFREAVFGGEKEIRISHLETCDVCSGSGAKPGTRPRACSTCSGSGQVRRVTRTPFGSFTQVSTCPTCNGQGMVVEDKCDACEGKGANQVTKKLKITIPAGVDNGTRLRISNEGDAGIRGGAPGDLYVYLFVNEDEEFQRDGINVLSEIKVSYLQAILGCRLEVNTVDGPVEMIIPPGTQPNTVMKLENRGVPRLGNPVSRGDHMITVLIDIPTKVTPDERELLEKLAKIKGERTGKGGLEGFLGKLFN
- a CDS encoding sulfurtransferase TusA family protein, giving the protein MSVSSLLSPDAQLDLRGTPCPINFVRTKLRLQQMQAGELLEVWLDPGEPIEQVPDSLTMAGYKIEQITDCSGYFSLLVRCSISDS
- the rsgA gene encoding small ribosomal subunit biogenesis GTPase RsgA, whose protein sequence is MSGEASLISPGDLTGTVLAVQANYYRVQLDLKAGEVQEARKERSSSSDTDNIIFDSSTSPDSSASSASITPLPSILLCTRRSRLKKIGQQVIVGDRVVIEEPDWAGGRGAIGDVFPRHSELDRPAIANVNQILLVFAVTDPPLEPYQLSRFLVKGESTGLDVVLCLNKSDLIASQEQAEIKERLNAWGYQPEFISVYKDINIDAVENILRSKITVIAGASGVGKSSLINTLIPNANLRVAEVSGKLARGRHTTRHVELFEIPGGGLLADTPGFNQPDLDCTPEELVSYFPEAMQRLQSGSCRFNNCLHRNEPDCVVRGDWERYQDYLEFLEEAIERQTWLKQQADPESNMKLKTKGKGRQQYEPRLESKKYRRVSRKKQQQKLQQLYQESED
- a CDS encoding glycoside hydrolase family 57 protein; the encoded protein is MAIGYVALVLHAHLPFVRHPESDYVLEEEWLYEAITETYIPLLRVFEGLKRDGVDFKITMSMTPPLVSMLRDPLLQERYDEHLAKLQELVELESEHNAENGHLKYLAEHYIKEFDATREIWERYKGDLVTAFKQFQDSNNIDIITCGATHGYLPLMKMYPQAVWAQLQVAAEHYEENFGRPPRGIWLPECAYYEGLERMVADAGLRYFLTDGHGILYARPRPRFGTYAPIFTETGVAAFGRDHESSQQVWSSEVGYPGAAEYREFYKDLGWEAEYEYIKPYIMPNGQRKNTGIKYHKITGRGLGLGDKQLYDPYWAREKTAEHASNFTFNRERQVEHLHNMMHRPPIVVSPYDAELFGHWWYEGPWFIDYLYRKSWFDQNTYDMTHLSDYLKTNPVQQVCRPSQSSWGYKGFHEYWLNETNTWIYPHLHKAAERMIELSSREAEDELEWKALNQAARELLLAQSSDWAFIMRTGTMVPYAVRRTRSHLMRFNKLYEDINIGKIDSGWLEKVEYMDNIFPSINYRAYRTL
- a CDS encoding photosystem II protein, Psb35-related, with translation MMTILISLFVVGWVAAALIGSQAYFRGEQRKPIHERNWSSESFDFLAKSVTGKETDYIERVPAYAIDAYAGKQMGKE
- a CDS encoding ATP-grasp domain-containing protein, with amino-acid sequence MAQSSIPVLSSQTATHTISLGRRFVALVQNLATLTALLLALPINATIVFISLVLKILISPFQKEQTTVTTAERKNILISGGKMTKALQLARFFHAAGHRVVLTETHKYWLSGHRFSQAVDKFYTTPVPQKDSQIYTQALIDIVNKENIDIYIPVTSPIASYYDALAKQTLSEYCEVFHIDAATCEMLDDKFAFSEKARSFGLSVPKSFKITNPEQVLNFDFSGETRKYILKSIPYDSVRRLDLTKLPCDTPEETEAFVRSLPISPQKPWIMQEFIPGKEYCTHSTIRDGVVRLHCCCESSAFQVNYENVENAKIREWVTHFVKELGVTGQLSFDFIEAEDGNVYAIECNPRTHSAITIFHDQLQPAANAYLSKEPIKEPLQALINSKPTYWTYHEFWRLNEIRSFSQLGNWIKNMLQGTDAIYTFDDSLPFLMVHHWQIPLLLLKNLFKLKGWTRIDFNIGKLVESGGD